In Silene latifolia isolate original U9 population chromosome X, ASM4854445v1, whole genome shotgun sequence, the following proteins share a genomic window:
- the LOC141617076 gene encoding protein FAR1-RELATED SEQUENCE 5-like, whose amino-acid sequence MAKMDNNEVLMEIEECDDLVDPTNSIVPADNNELGHISSELGQIPSELGIDSPVIPPNSNERIPVCAPNLRPTVGTIFENLDEGMQFYKTYAANAGFKMRKSTQRMVGGVVMTKYCVCSKAGESKPRGKVKKRQKTRISCNTRIFLKRNDKGKYVIVDFHEGHTHLLSTPNTIVHLPESRELTLIHKTMILENSKVNKGPVQNFRMFKEYVKGYRNVGASLEDFKKIWRYVKQFIKGYDAQMMIENFMHKKSMCNSFYFDFDVDDRGRLSRVIWTDPISIKNYSLFGDMTSFDTTFNMNTYKMIFAPFTGVDNHKKCVTFAAGLLRNEADDGFAWLFEYFLTAMGGKYPKCIITDQDAGIKAGVKKVFKDKTHHRYCMWHIMKKLPDKIGSTLYRETNFMKELCACVWAEDIEPAEFEERCCSVISSYGLTEHEWLSSMFDMRASWIPAYFRNLFLGGLMRTTSRSESENSFFGNFMNPNLTLVEFLMRFESAMDAQRWKQSKLVADSKNSFPSLETPHPLEKHASVFYTPVIFSEFQVEWNAACFTCGVKVLGVNTSDNIAIHDRDRNKVYYVGFIPDGVKLSCSCKKFERHGILCRHALYVLKEQGFEKVPNHYLLSRWSKLALLCGNLPETLNEDCSALEVQKIKLGNLWSELFSCVTIAEQKPECIDELMDLLKSFKDKMILESSPSECSSGVTGEKSRNKNKELEMLLGTKITTEVTVLNPIQSKTKGSGKRLVSQKDKAMQEHKKAPRKCNACGELGFYDSRNYPGRA is encoded by the exons ATGGCGAAAATGGACAATAACGA ggttttgatggaAATCGAAGAATGCGATGATTTGGTTGATCCTACTAATTCAATTGTTCCAGCTGATAACAATGAACTTGGGCATATATCTTCCGAATTGGGACAAATACCTTCAGAATTGGGTATAG ACTCACCAGTGATCCCTCCCAACTCCAATGAAAGGATACCTGTTTGTGCACCTAATTTGAGGCCTACTGTGGGAACGATCTTCGAAAATCTGGATGAGGGAATGCAATTCTACAAAACTTATGCTGCCAATGCTGGGTTTAAAATGAGGAAGTCGACACAAAGAATGGTAGGTGGGGTGGTGATGACTAAATACTGTGTGTGTAGTAAGGCGGGTGAGAGTAAACCTAGGGGAAAGGTGAAAAAGAGGCAGAAGACTAGAATTTCGTGTAATACAAGGATTTTTCTCAAGAGGAATGACAAAGGGAAATATGTTATTGTCGACTTTCACGAAGGTCACACACACCTTCTATCTACCCCAAACACAATAGTACATTTGCCGGAGTCAAGGGAACTAACGCTGATACACAAGACTATGATTTTAGAGAATTCAAAGGTTAATAAAGGGCCCGTACAAAATTTCAGAATGTTTAAGGAGTATGTAAAGGGATATAGAAATGTGGGAGCATCACTAGAAGATTTCAAAAAAATTTGGAGGTATGTGAAACAGTTTATAAAGGGTTACGATGCTCAAATGATGATCGAAAATTTCATGCATAAGAAATCCATGTGTAACTCTTTCtactttgattttgacgttgacgATCGAGGACGACTTTCTAGAGTTATTTGGACTGaccctatatcaataaaaaaTTACAGTCTGTTTGGTGACATGACATCGTTCGACACAACCTTCAACATGAACACATATAAGATGATATTTGCTCCTTTTACGGGAGTTGACAATCACAAAAAATGTGTGACGTTTGCAGCGGGGCTTCTAAGAAATGAGGCTGATGACGGTTTTGCATGGCTTTTCGAATATTTTCTGACCGCAATGGGTGGGAAGTATCCTAAGTGCATAATTACTGACCAGGATGCCGGCATAAAGGCAGGGGTTAAAAAAGTATTCAAGGACAAAACTCATCATAGGTATTGTATGTGGCACATTATGAAGAAACTACCTGATAAGATCGGCTCTACGCTTTATAGAGAAACAAACTTCATGAAAGAGCTATGTGCGTGTGTATGGGCAGAAGACATTGAGCCGGCTGAGTTTGAGGAACGGTGTTGTTCAGTTATATCTTCATACGGGTTAACCGAACATGAATGGCTATCTTCGATGTTTGACATGAGAGCTTCCTGGATCCCAGCATATTTCAGAAATTTGTTTTTAGGTGGACTAATGAGGACCACATCTAGATCTGAGTCCGAAAATAGCTTTTTCGGAAATTTCATGAATCCAAACTTAACTTTGGTGGAGTTTCTTATGAGATTTGAAAGTGCTATGGACGCTCAAAGGTGGAAACAGTCCAAATTAGTTGCCGATTCAAAAAACTCTTTCCCTAGTCTAGAAACACCTCACCCTTTGGAGAAGCATGCTTCTGTGTTTTACACTCCGGTCATATTTTCTGAATTTCAGGTCGAGTGGAACGCTGCCTGTTTTACTTGTGGGGTTAAGGTTTTAGGGGTTAATACGTCAGACAACATTGCCATTCATGATCGTGATAGAAATAAGGTATATTATGTTGGATTTATTCCTGACGGAGTAAAGTTAAGCTGCTCATGCAAAAAATTTGAGAGGCATGGTATCCTGTGCCGACATGCTCTCTATGTGTTGAAGGAACAAGGTTTTGAAAAAGTGCCCAACCATTATTTGCTAAGTAGATGGAGCAAATTGGCTCTACTTTGTGGTAATTTGCCTGAGACTTTGAATGAAGATTGCAGTGCTTTAGAGGTTCAGAAAATCAAGCTTGGCAACCTATGGTCTGAATTATTCTCCTGTGTGACAATAGCAGAACAGAAGCCGGAGTGTATCGATGAGTTAATGGACCTACTTAAAAGTTTCAAGGACAAGATGATCTTAGAAAGTAGCCCGTCTGAATGTAGTAGTGGTGTCACGGGTGAAAAGTccagaaacaaaaataaagagctTGAAATGTTGTTAGGTACAAAGATAACGACTGAAGTTACGGTTTTAAATCCTATACAATCAAAGACTAAGGGGTCTGGAAAACGACTGGTATCCCAAAAGGATAAAGCTATGCAAGAACATAAGAAAGCGCCGAGAAAATGTAATGCTTGTGGTGAATTGGGATTCTATGATAGTCGGAATTACCCCGGGAGAGCATGA